In one Neobacillus sp. CF12 genomic region, the following are encoded:
- a CDS encoding rhodanese-like domain-containing protein, whose product MEEIQIITPEELKKKLEQGEKLELVDVREDEEVAQGMIPGAKHIRMGEIPANLDYFDKEKEYIFICRSSRRSENVCYYLKDQGYKVRNMIGGMLEWSGDTK is encoded by the coding sequence GAATTAAAGAAAAAGCTCGAGCAGGGGGAAAAACTTGAGCTTGTTGATGTTAGGGAAGATGAAGAGGTAGCCCAAGGAATGATACCTGGGGCAAAGCATATTCGTATGGGGGAAATTCCAGCTAACCTTGATTATTTTGACAAAGAAAAAGAATATATCTTTATTTGCCGATCCAGTCGTAGAAGTGAAAATGTTTGCTACTATCTAAAGGACCAAGGATACAAGGTTCGTAATATGATTGGCGGCATGCTTGAATGGTCAGGCGATACAAAATAA
- a CDS encoding sporulation protein Cse60, producing MIQVKLFDREHEKDLEKEMNRFLKGLDEKKLLDIKYNVAALPEDEEEDQIYCFSAMIIYKA from the coding sequence ATGATTCAAGTAAAGTTGTTTGACCGAGAGCATGAAAAGGATTTAGAAAAGGAAATGAACCGCTTTTTAAAGGGACTTGATGAAAAGAAATTGCTAGATATAAAATACAATGTAGCCGCATTGCCAGAGGATGAAGAGGAAGATCAAATCTATTGTTTTTCAGCGATGATTATTTACAAGGCCTGA
- a CDS encoding NAD(P)/FAD-dependent oxidoreductase: MNYDVVVIGGGPSGLMAAIAAGEKGLKVLLIDKGDKLGRKLAISGGGRCNVTNRLPVEEIIKHLPGNGKFLYSAFSIFSNEDIIKFFEKLGIELKEEDHGRMFPVSNKAQSVVDALLYQLEKLKVKVYTNSPVADIDYQDGHVSSVILKNGTEIQAKSVVIAVGGKSVPHTGSTGDGYAWAKKAGHTITELFPTEVPVTSNEPFIKNKSLQGLSLREIELSVLNPKGKAIITHKMDMIFTHFGLSGPAVLRCSQFVVKAMKKWKLAEVTMSLDVIPDKKEEEFFQEIVKLVKSEPKKSIKNTLKGLVPERYLMFLLEQNDIDPSEQGATISNEKIRTFVKSCKQFLIKVNGTLPLEKAFVTGGGVSVKEIEPQTMGSKLMEGLYFCGEILDVHGYTGGYNITSALVTGRLAGTNAALTAKKQYQA; the protein is encoded by the coding sequence ATGAATTACGATGTTGTTGTTATTGGAGGCGGTCCTTCAGGTTTAATGGCTGCGATTGCTGCTGGCGAGAAGGGATTAAAAGTCCTGTTAATTGATAAAGGAGACAAGCTTGGCAGGAAACTTGCCATTTCTGGAGGCGGGCGCTGTAATGTTACGAATCGCCTCCCTGTTGAGGAAATTATCAAGCACTTGCCTGGTAACGGGAAATTTTTATACAGTGCCTTTTCTATTTTTAGTAATGAAGATATTATTAAGTTTTTTGAAAAGTTAGGAATAGAGTTAAAGGAAGAGGATCATGGCCGGATGTTCCCTGTATCCAATAAAGCACAATCTGTTGTAGATGCCCTATTATATCAATTAGAAAAGCTTAAAGTGAAAGTATACACGAACAGCCCTGTTGCGGATATTGATTATCAAGACGGACATGTATCTTCGGTAATTTTAAAAAATGGAACAGAAATTCAAGCAAAATCGGTTGTGATAGCGGTAGGCGGTAAATCTGTCCCCCATACAGGATCAACCGGTGACGGTTATGCCTGGGCAAAGAAAGCCGGTCACACGATTACCGAACTATTCCCTACTGAGGTGCCTGTCACCTCTAATGAACCTTTTATCAAAAATAAATCGCTCCAAGGTCTGTCATTAAGGGAAATCGAACTTAGTGTTTTGAACCCGAAAGGAAAAGCAATCATAACTCACAAGATGGATATGATTTTTACCCATTTTGGTCTTAGTGGACCAGCAGTCCTTCGTTGCAGTCAATTTGTGGTTAAGGCGATGAAAAAATGGAAATTAGCTGAGGTTACGATGAGTTTAGATGTCATACCTGATAAAAAGGAAGAAGAGTTTTTTCAGGAAATTGTGAAGTTGGTAAAAAGCGAGCCGAAAAAAAGCATTAAAAACACCTTAAAAGGACTGGTACCTGAACGATATCTTATGTTCTTGCTTGAACAGAATGACATTGATCCTTCCGAACAGGGGGCAACGATTTCAAATGAAAAAATTCGTACCTTTGTGAAAAGTTGCAAACAATTCTTGATTAAAGTAAATGGCACCCTGCCACTGGAAAAAGCATTCGTAACGGGCGGCGGCGTTTCTGTAAAAGAAATTGAACCGCAAACAATGGGGTCGAAATTAATGGAAGGTCTCTATTTTTGCGGTGAAATTCTTGATGTCCATGGGTATACAGGCGGGTATAATATCACATCCGCATTAGTTACAGGCAGACTCGCTGGGACCAATGCTGCACTTACTGCTAAAAAACAATATCAGGCCTGA
- a CDS encoding polysaccharide biosynthesis protein, with protein MSSKLIRGTFILTLGTIISKILGLLYVIPFYQIVGSEGTALYQYSYIPYTIFISIATAGVPLAVSKFISKYNALEEYAVGRRLFKSGLIMMLLTGIASFLILYLSAPLIADMIISKKDDVGSRAQDIITVIRAVSFALIVIPFMSLIRGFFQGHQSMGPSAVSQVVEQIVRIAFTLAGAFIVINFLNGSIVTAVSVATFAAFVGAIGSLVVLFWYWYKRKPYLDQLLQHDRGEAEVSLTEIYKEILVYAAPFVFVGLANPLFQAIDQVTFLRAMQGIGHSYKAAEAAFSILNFESHKIVIIPVSLATGFSLALVPSITKAFVESDRKALKLQLNQTFQVLLFLTLPAAIGLSLLAEPIYTVFYEHKELGFEVLKAYAPVGILFSLFLVTSSILQGINEQRWTVLSLLVGLLIKLSINIPLITMFETRGAVYATALGYIGAILIQLLVIKNYAKYPFLFVWRRSLLIVIFAGIMWAGTEIVYQLLLLFLTPASKFQSLLIIFVCAGIGAVIYFYFGLKSGLVNRLFGDRVDRIKRKLRLTN; from the coding sequence ATGTCGTCTAAGCTAATAAGAGGAACATTTATTTTAACATTGGGTACCATTATATCCAAGATTCTTGGCTTACTATATGTCATACCCTTTTATCAGATTGTAGGTTCAGAAGGAACGGCGTTGTATCAATATTCATACATACCCTATACGATCTTTATAAGTATTGCCACGGCCGGTGTGCCGCTTGCTGTTTCAAAATTCATTTCAAAGTATAATGCACTCGAAGAATATGCAGTGGGCCGTAGATTGTTTAAATCGGGACTTATCATGATGCTTTTGACGGGTATTGCTTCGTTTTTAATTCTATACCTGTCGGCGCCGCTTATAGCTGACATGATTATCAGTAAAAAAGACGATGTCGGCTCAAGAGCACAGGATATAATAACAGTTATCCGTGCAGTAAGCTTTGCCTTGATTGTTATTCCATTCATGAGTTTAATCAGAGGATTCTTTCAAGGACATCAATCGATGGGACCGTCAGCTGTATCCCAAGTAGTGGAACAGATTGTACGAATTGCCTTCACGCTCGCAGGAGCCTTTATTGTCATCAATTTTTTAAATGGAAGTATTGTAACAGCTGTAAGTGTGGCGACCTTTGCTGCATTTGTAGGGGCCATAGGAAGTCTGGTGGTTTTATTTTGGTATTGGTATAAGCGGAAACCATATTTAGACCAGCTGCTCCAGCATGATAGAGGGGAAGCAGAGGTTTCGTTAACAGAAATTTATAAGGAAATCCTTGTCTATGCGGCTCCCTTTGTATTTGTTGGGCTTGCCAACCCCTTATTTCAAGCGATTGATCAAGTTACCTTTTTACGGGCAATGCAGGGAATTGGTCACAGTTATAAGGCAGCAGAAGCAGCATTCTCCATTCTAAATTTTGAATCTCATAAAATCGTAATCATCCCTGTTTCTCTTGCAACAGGATTCTCGTTAGCTCTTGTTCCAAGTATCACAAAGGCATTTGTGGAAAGTGATCGGAAAGCGTTAAAACTGCAGTTAAATCAAACCTTTCAGGTGCTTTTGTTCCTGACACTGCCTGCCGCAATTGGGCTTTCTCTATTAGCGGAGCCAATCTATACTGTATTTTATGAGCATAAGGAGCTTGGATTTGAAGTTCTTAAAGCCTATGCCCCAGTCGGCATTCTATTTTCACTGTTTCTAGTCACTAGTTCAATTCTGCAGGGAATCAATGAACAACGCTGGACAGTGTTAAGCTTGTTAGTTGGATTACTGATTAAATTGTCGATTAATATTCCTCTAATAACTATGTTTGAAACCAGAGGCGCAGTGTACGCTACAGCACTTGGGTACATCGGAGCCATATTGATTCAATTACTTGTTATAAAAAATTATGCAAAATATCCATTCTTATTTGTTTGGAGAAGAAGCTTGTTGATTGTTATTTTCGCTGGAATTATGTGGGCTGGGACCGAAATTGTTTATCAGTTGCTTTTGTTATTCTTAACTCCGGCCTCTAAATTTCAGTCGCTTTTAATTATTTTCGTTTGTGCAGGTATTGGAGCGGTAATCTATTTTTACTTCGGATTAAAATCAGGACTTGTAAACAGACTATTTGGTGACAGGGTGGACCGTATTAAACGGAAATTAAGATTGACGAATTAG
- a CDS encoding pseudouridine synthase yields MRIDKMLANLGYGSRKEVKQLLKSGAVKIDDIIVKDAKQHVDTNKQTVTLNGEVIEYKEFIYLMMNKPQGVLSATEDSVAETVIDLLELEDQVYEPFPVGRLDKDTEGLLLITNDGQLAHKLLSPKKHVPKTYFAVIDQEVTDEDVKAFAEGVILDDGYETKPGELKILKSGIRSDIELTITEGKFHQVKRMFEAVGKKVIYLKRISMGPLPLDETLEHGEYRELTEEEVNMLKEYQVI; encoded by the coding sequence TTGAGAATTGATAAAATGTTAGCCAATCTTGGCTATGGCAGCCGAAAAGAAGTGAAACAGCTTCTAAAAAGCGGTGCAGTTAAAATCGATGATATAATCGTAAAAGATGCAAAACAGCATGTAGATACAAACAAACAAACTGTTACATTAAATGGTGAAGTTATTGAATACAAAGAGTTTATCTATTTAATGATGAACAAACCTCAAGGAGTTTTATCAGCTACCGAGGACAGTGTAGCAGAAACAGTAATTGACTTGTTAGAACTCGAAGACCAAGTATATGAGCCATTCCCAGTTGGAAGGCTGGACAAGGATACAGAAGGTTTATTGCTTATTACAAATGATGGCCAATTAGCCCACAAGCTGTTATCACCAAAAAAACATGTTCCAAAGACTTATTTTGCTGTGATAGACCAGGAAGTAACGGATGAAGACGTAAAGGCATTTGCAGAGGGAGTTATCCTTGATGATGGATACGAAACAAAACCTGGTGAGTTGAAAATTTTAAAGTCTGGCATTCGCTCTGATATTGAACTAACGATTACTGAGGGAAAGTTCCATCAAGTGAAAAGAATGTTTGAGGCTGTTGGAAAAAAGGTCATATACTTGAAGCGGATTTCGATGGGACCATTGCCACTAGATGAAACACTAGAACACGGGGAATATCGTGAGTTAACAGAGGAAGAAGTAAATATGCTTAAAGAGTATCAAGTCATATAA
- a CDS encoding Dps family protein, with protein sequence MTQTLTLEQVMNQQLANWNVLYTKLHRFHWYVKGPHFFTLHAKFEELYEEAAGTIDELAERLLIAGGKPISTLKEYIQYATIVETSEDLTAEEMVLHVVNDFSQLISELKEGKVAAAQVNDEVTSDMFTELIEKLSKHNWMLTSFLQA encoded by the coding sequence ATGACACAAACATTGACACTAGAACAAGTGATGAATCAACAACTCGCAAACTGGAATGTACTATACACAAAACTCCATCGTTTCCACTGGTATGTAAAAGGACCTCACTTTTTTACCTTACATGCTAAATTTGAAGAACTATATGAAGAAGCTGCAGGTACCATAGATGAATTGGCAGAACGTTTATTAATTGCAGGTGGAAAGCCAATTTCAACGTTAAAAGAATACATCCAATACGCAACGATTGTGGAAACATCCGAGGATCTAACAGCAGAAGAAATGGTTTTACATGTTGTAAATGACTTCTCACAGCTTATCTCCGAATTAAAAGAGGGTAAAGTTGCAGCAGCACAGGTGAATGATGAGGTAACAAGTGATATGTTCACTGAATTAATTGAAAAACTTAGCAAGCATAATTGGATGTTAACTTCTTTCCTACAAGCATAA
- the speD gene encoding adenosylmethionine decarboxylase, translating to MKLSHKETIELHGFNNLTKSLSFNMYDICYTRSREEREAYLKYIDEQYSAERLQKILTHVSEIIGAHVLNVASQDFEPAGASVTLLVSEGPVENAPSEHFEESPGPLPESVVIQLDKSHITVHTYPEYHPDEGISTFRADIDVSTCGEISPLKALHYLIRSFETDVMTIDYRVRGFTRDKDGYKLFIDHEISSIQNYIPEDVGELFDMIDVNVYQENIFHTKCKLREFDLNNYLFGYKKETLHPEDLIEITERIKLEMDEIFYGKNIVQ from the coding sequence ATGAAACTTTCACACAAAGAGACCATTGAACTACATGGTTTTAATAACTTGACCAAATCCTTGAGTTTTAATATGTACGATATATGTTATACCCGATCAAGAGAAGAGCGTGAGGCTTATTTAAAGTATATTGATGAGCAATATAGTGCCGAAAGATTACAAAAGATATTAACACATGTCTCTGAAATTATTGGTGCACATGTATTAAATGTAGCGAGTCAGGATTTTGAACCTGCTGGAGCAAGTGTTACACTTCTTGTCTCAGAGGGCCCTGTTGAGAATGCTCCTTCAGAACACTTTGAGGAGTCACCAGGACCGCTGCCAGAATCGGTCGTCATACAATTAGATAAAAGCCACATTACGGTACATACTTACCCTGAATACCATCCCGATGAGGGAATTAGTACATTCAGGGCCGACATTGATGTATCAACCTGTGGAGAAATTTCACCGCTAAAAGCTTTGCACTATCTTATTCGTTCCTTTGAAACAGACGTTATGACAATTGATTATCGTGTCCGTGGTTTTACAAGAGATAAGGATGGATATAAATTATTCATTGACCATGAAATCAGCTCGATACAAAATTATATTCCTGAGGACGTTGGCGAACTGTTCGACATGATTGATGTAAATGTATATCAAGAAAATATTTTTCACACAAAATGTAAACTTCGGGAATTTGATTTAAACAACTATTTATTTGGCTATAAAAAAGAAACATTACATCCAGAAGATCTGATCGAAATTACCGAGAGAATCAAGCTGGAAATGGATGAAATTTTTTATGGCAAAAACATTGTGCAATAA
- a CDS encoding AAA family ATPase: protein MFLKKVTLLKEKIPAINHYPFSIPSIASLNEMKLESNVTFFVGENGSGKSTLLEAIADKCDFNTAGGGRNNSYDVYETDSELSEYIRLSWMPKITNGFFLRAESFYHFATHIDEVDENGFKDYGGKSLLQQSHGESFLSLFLNRFNGEAIYLLDEPEAALSPARQLTLLKIIHDLETQGDAQFIIATHSPILLGYPDADIYSFDHGKISKIDYEETDHYTITKYFLENRKRFLYELFKEEE from the coding sequence ATGTTTTTAAAAAAAGTTACTTTATTAAAAGAAAAGATTCCAGCCATTAACCACTATCCCTTTTCCATCCCCTCAATAGCTAGTCTCAATGAGATGAAATTAGAAAGTAACGTTACCTTTTTTGTTGGAGAAAATGGATCAGGTAAATCAACTTTATTAGAAGCAATAGCGGACAAATGTGATTTTAATACAGCAGGCGGCGGTAGAAATAATTCTTATGATGTTTATGAAACAGATTCCGAACTTAGTGAGTACATTAGACTCTCCTGGATGCCAAAAATAACAAATGGTTTTTTCTTAAGAGCAGAATCGTTTTATCATTTTGCTACCCATATTGATGAAGTGGATGAGAATGGATTTAAAGATTATGGTGGTAAATCGTTATTACAACAATCACATGGAGAATCCTTTTTGTCGTTATTTTTAAATCGGTTTAATGGTGAAGCCATTTATCTTTTAGATGAACCTGAGGCGGCATTATCTCCTGCAAGACAATTAACACTTTTAAAAATTATCCATGACCTTGAAACACAGGGTGATGCCCAATTCATCATTGCCACTCATTCTCCTATTCTATTGGGTTATCCAGATGCAGACATCTATAGCTTTGACCACGGTAAAATTTCAAAGATAGACTATGAAGAGACAGACCACTACACGATTACTAAATATTTTCTCGAGAATCGAAAAAGATTTCTATATGAGCTATTTAAAGAGGAGGAATAA
- a CDS encoding amino acid permease: MENNHQDLKKGLLPRHVQFIALAGMIGTGIFKGSSDTLNIAGPSVIFTYLIGGLLLFIVMAALGEMAIAFPNHNVQLLLYRAFGFKLSFITGWLYWINWIIVITVELLAAGSFLQFWYPSIPLWLLSLLCAVVIIAINLFPVKYYGELEFWFAGIKIVALVAFIILGALIIFGIFPSNIEEPLANYTAHGGFFPHGVSGMLSAFLVVMFSYGGAELIGVAVTETKDAERVMPSIIKGAVWRVIIFYIFPILIICGIMPWNQVTGQDSPFVQVFNLTGLPGAAHVMNFILLTAVLSAANSGIYATSRTLFSMAKSGVAPESLMKTSKNGIPIIGLMITTLCLLVGVFLAYISPSNIISYLMTIPGFTIMLVWIGICSAHLKLRSHYKAKPSFQVKWFPFTTIIAIVALSLIFIGFILSPNNLIGSTVSIVIVGMLVFLSFIAKKK, translated from the coding sequence ATGGAAAATAATCATCAAGATCTAAAAAAAGGATTACTGCCGAGACATGTCCAGTTTATTGCATTAGCCGGCATGATTGGTACAGGAATTTTTAAAGGAAGTTCTGATACATTAAATATCGCTGGACCTAGTGTGATCTTTACCTACTTAATTGGCGGGCTGTTGTTATTTATCGTAATGGCTGCTTTAGGTGAAATGGCTATTGCGTTTCCAAATCACAACGTGCAGTTACTTCTTTATCGAGCATTTGGATTTAAATTATCGTTTATTACCGGCTGGCTATATTGGATTAACTGGATCATTGTTATTACAGTTGAATTATTAGCTGCGGGAAGTTTTCTGCAATTTTGGTATCCTTCTATTCCACTATGGCTGCTTAGTCTTCTTTGTGCAGTAGTCATCATTGCGATTAATTTATTCCCTGTAAAATATTACGGAGAGCTCGAGTTTTGGTTTGCTGGAATTAAAATAGTCGCACTAGTTGCCTTTATTATTTTAGGAGCTCTTATTATATTTGGTATTTTTCCAAGCAATATTGAGGAGCCTCTGGCCAACTATACCGCACATGGCGGTTTTTTCCCACATGGAGTTAGCGGTATGCTTAGTGCCTTTTTAGTTGTTATGTTTTCATATGGCGGTGCTGAGTTAATTGGAGTGGCCGTAACCGAAACTAAGGATGCTGAGCGAGTCATGCCAAGTATCATTAAGGGTGCAGTATGGCGAGTTATTATCTTTTATATCTTCCCAATCCTAATTATTTGCGGTATTATGCCTTGGAATCAAGTCACAGGTCAAGATAGTCCGTTCGTACAAGTTTTCAATCTAACAGGTCTCCCAGGCGCCGCACATGTGATGAACTTTATTTTATTAACGGCTGTACTTTCAGCAGCCAACTCAGGTATCTATGCAACCTCAAGAACGCTTTTTTCAATGGCAAAAAGCGGAGTTGCACCAGAAAGTTTGATGAAAACCTCAAAAAATGGAATTCCAATTATCGGACTTATGATTACAACACTATGTCTATTAGTTGGTGTATTTTTAGCTTATATTAGTCCTAGTAATATTATTAGTTACCTCATGACCATTCCTGGATTCACGATTATGTTGGTTTGGATAGGGATTTGTTCTGCACATTTAAAGCTTAGATCACACTATAAGGCTAAACCTTCTTTTCAGGTTAAATGGTTTCCATTCACGACCATCATCGCTATCGTAGCATTAAGTTTAATCTTTATTGGGTTTATTTTAAGTCCTAACAATTTAATTGGCTCAACTGTTTCCATTGTTATCGTAGGAATGCTGGTATTCCTATCATTTATAGCAAAAAAGAAGTGA
- a CDS encoding DeoR family transcriptional regulator, translating into MKPSTNRMLNRIKCIYMFIRNKGTVTTQELVEEFGITPRTIQRDLNVLAYNDLVISPSRGKWTTTQKKVKMSS; encoded by the coding sequence TTGAAACCTTCGACTAACCGGATGTTAAACCGCATCAAATGCATCTACATGTTTATTCGTAATAAAGGCACAGTCACGACGCAAGAACTTGTAGAGGAATTTGGTATCACTCCTCGCACCATACAACGAGATTTAAATGTTTTAGCCTATAATGACTTGGTAATAAGCCCAAGCCGCGGAAAATGGACAACAACACAAAAGAAAGTAAAAATGTCTTCTTAA
- the pepV gene encoding dipeptidase PepV, which produces MTNINWMNEVEKRKDDLIKDTQSLLHIKSLLDEENTFLDAPLGKGVKEALDFMLDLGEKDGFRPKNVGNLAGHLEYGEGEELLGILVHVDVVPEGDGWTSDPFAAEIRDGKIFARGAIDDKGPTIAAYYAMKIVKELGLPMNKRVRMIIGTDEESDWRCVEHYFKEEEMPTLGFAPDADFPIINAEKGIADFDMVQKNSYDETAETNIQVLSFTSGKRYNMVPDHAKATLHIKVNQMGVVQRFTDFMKRYEVENSSYVENGELILEVKGVSAHGMEPRKGKNAGLFLAEFLSKLELNASASGYFKFVSRYFYNDSRGVNLGVAYADDISGELTINPGKFSYSIKNGGSIGMTCRYPVTNNMADTKEKLDELLQNEGFEIGKFKDTKPHHVDESEFLIQTLKKVYEEQTGEKAELIAIGGGTYARSLKAGVAFGPLFPGRPDIAHQKDEYIDIDDLLKATAIYAQAIYELAQ; this is translated from the coding sequence TTGACAAATATTAATTGGATGAATGAAGTAGAAAAAAGAAAAGACGACCTTATTAAGGACACACAGAGTTTATTACATATTAAGAGTCTTTTAGACGAAGAAAATACTTTTCTAGATGCACCACTTGGGAAAGGTGTGAAAGAAGCATTAGATTTTATGCTCGACTTAGGGGAGAAAGATGGGTTTAGACCAAAGAATGTGGGGAATTTAGCAGGACATCTAGAATATGGCGAAGGTGAAGAGTTATTAGGTATCCTCGTACATGTTGATGTAGTTCCTGAAGGTGATGGCTGGACAAGCGATCCCTTTGCTGCTGAAATCCGTGATGGAAAAATATTTGCTCGGGGTGCCATTGATGACAAGGGTCCAACCATAGCCGCCTACTATGCGATGAAAATAGTAAAAGAACTTGGACTGCCTATGAACAAGCGTGTGCGGATGATCATAGGTACAGATGAAGAAAGTGATTGGCGTTGTGTGGAGCACTACTTTAAAGAGGAGGAAATGCCGACCTTGGGATTTGCTCCTGATGCAGACTTTCCAATCATTAATGCCGAAAAGGGAATCGCAGATTTTGATATGGTGCAAAAAAATTCCTATGATGAAACGGCAGAAACAAATATCCAAGTTCTTAGTTTTACTTCCGGAAAAAGATACAATATGGTTCCAGACCATGCCAAGGCTACTTTACACATAAAGGTCAATCAAATGGGCGTGGTACAGAGATTTACTGATTTCATGAAACGATATGAAGTAGAAAACAGTTCATATGTTGAAAACGGAGAATTAATCCTGGAAGTGAAAGGAGTTTCGGCTCACGGAATGGAGCCGAGAAAAGGAAAAAATGCGGGATTATTTTTAGCAGAATTTCTTTCTAAATTAGAATTAAACGCATCGGCTTCAGGGTATTTCAAATTCGTTTCTCGTTATTTCTATAATGATTCTAGAGGCGTGAACCTAGGGGTTGCATATGCTGATGACATTTCAGGAGAATTAACCATTAACCCTGGAAAGTTTTCTTATTCTATTAAAAATGGTGGCAGCATTGGGATGACCTGCAGATATCCTGTTACAAATAATATGGCAGACACAAAAGAAAAGCTGGATGAACTTCTGCAAAATGAAGGTTTTGAGATTGGAAAGTTTAAAGATACAAAACCTCACCATGTGGACGAGAGTGAATTCTTGATTCAAACCCTAAAAAAAGTTTATGAAGAACAGACAGGTGAAAAAGCAGAATTGATTGCGATTGGAGGAGGAACGTACGCCCGCTCCTTAAAAGCCGGTGTGGCGTTTGGTCCTTTATTTCCAGGGAGACCTGATATTGCCCATCAAAAAGATGAATACATTGATATCGATGATTTATTGAAGGCAACAGCCATCTATGCACAAGCAATTTATGAATTGGCTCAATAA
- the dat gene encoding D-amino-acid transaminase, producing the protein MEFALLNGDIIQRSEAKVDVEDRGYQFGDGVYEVIRIYNGKMFTVEQHLERFFKSAESIAISFPYTKPQLKEMLEELLVKNNLATGTIYMQVTRGIAPRNHVFPTGKVTPTLLAYTIKAERPLENMKSGVKTILTEDIRWLRCDIKSLNLLPNLLAKQKASEQGCFEAIQHRGQDVTEGSLSNVFIVKNGEVITHESNHLILKGITKDVILKLCSKNHIPVQERTFTLTELNEAEEVFLSSSISEVMPIIEIDGKKVNAGIPGPLTLKLQNLFEKEIEKQCGVLVGKII; encoded by the coding sequence ATGGAATTTGCTTTACTAAATGGGGACATCATTCAGCGGTCAGAAGCCAAGGTTGATGTGGAAGATCGTGGGTACCAGTTTGGAGATGGTGTTTACGAAGTAATACGTATCTATAATGGAAAAATGTTTACGGTTGAGCAACACCTGGAAAGATTCTTCAAAAGTGCAGAAAGTATTGCCATTTCATTCCCTTATACAAAACCACAATTAAAGGAAATGCTGGAAGAACTTCTAGTCAAAAACAATCTTGCAACGGGAACTATTTATATGCAGGTTACTAGAGGAATTGCGCCCCGAAACCATGTATTTCCTACCGGCAAGGTAACACCAACACTTTTAGCTTATACGATTAAGGCTGAAAGACCTCTCGAGAACATGAAATCAGGAGTAAAGACGATTTTGACGGAGGATATTCGCTGGCTTCGCTGTGATATCAAAAGCTTAAATTTACTGCCCAATCTTTTAGCTAAACAAAAAGCAAGTGAGCAAGGCTGTTTCGAGGCTATTCAGCACCGTGGTCAAGATGTTACGGAAGGAAGTTTGTCTAATGTCTTTATCGTGAAAAATGGAGAGGTTATAACCCATGAATCCAACCACTTGATCTTAAAAGGCATCACAAAAGATGTTATTTTGAAACTTTGTTCAAAAAATCATATCCCTGTTCAGGAACGAACTTTTACATTAACGGAACTTAATGAAGCAGAGGAAGTATTCTTATCAAGCTCAATATCCGAAGTAATGCCGATAATTGAAATAGATGGGAAAAAAGTTAATGCAGGAATTCCTGGACCATTGACCTTAAAACTGCAGAATTTGTTTGAAAAGGAAATTGAGAAACAATGTGGTGTACTTGTGGGGAAGATTATTTAG
- the thpR gene encoding RNA 2',3'-cyclic phosphodiesterase encodes MNQQTHFFFAVKIPEETKYIMKKQSEKLKEILPFKRWVHHEDLHITLAFLGNAPFEKLSIAEDNVHEALRKVKGFQLEMIKLGIFGKMESPRIFWVDTKESNDLQTVRKKVFTSCLEAGFQLETRPFKPHITLARKWTGDQPFHKNLLDVWNEFQPEPLAFKVNEVVLYQTHLDKTPKYEAIKIFQLE; translated from the coding sequence ATGAATCAGCAAACACATTTTTTCTTTGCCGTTAAAATACCGGAAGAAACAAAGTACATCATGAAAAAGCAAAGTGAAAAGTTAAAAGAAATACTCCCCTTTAAACGTTGGGTCCATCATGAAGACCTGCATATAACATTGGCTTTCCTAGGCAATGCACCTTTTGAAAAGCTATCGATTGCAGAAGATAATGTTCATGAAGCTCTAAGGAAAGTAAAGGGATTTCAATTAGAAATGATCAAACTGGGGATTTTTGGGAAGATGGAATCGCCTCGCATTTTCTGGGTGGATACGAAAGAAAGTAACGACTTACAGACAGTTAGAAAAAAAGTATTCACATCCTGCTTAGAAGCAGGTTTCCAACTCGAAACAAGGCCCTTTAAACCTCATATTACCCTTGCCCGAAAGTGGACAGGAGATCAACCCTTTCATAAAAATCTTTTAGATGTATGGAATGAGTTTCAGCCGGAGCCATTAGCATTTAAGGTGAATGAGGTAGTGTTATACCAAACACATCTTGATAAGACACCGAAATATGAGGCAATAAAAATATTCCAGTTAGAATAG